ATCGACCTCCGTCCTCACCGTCGCCATGACCACAGCCTTCGCGTTGGTCACGATCGCCGTGCTCTGGCTGGCCTGGCACGCCTGGCGCTCCCCGCCCGAGCGCCTCGCCCCCGCCGCCGGCATGCGCATGGTGCTGTGGCTCGGCGCGATCATCCCCTCGATCGTGCTCGGCATCATGCTGGTCCTATCGCTGCCGACGATGCGGGCGCTGCCGGTCGCCGACCAGGATCTCCGCATCGCCGTCGACGGCGAGCAATTTTGGTGGCGCGTGGGCTACAATCCTCCCGGCGGCAGCGCGGTCGAGACCGCCAACGAGGTGCGGGTGCCGGTCGGGCGCACCGTCGCCTTCGCGCTCGCCAGCCCCGACGTCATCCACAGCTTCTGGATCCCCGGCCTCGCCGGCAAGGTCGACATGATCCCGGGCCGCACCAACGAACTCGTCGTCCGCGCCACCAGGCCCGGAACCTTCCGCGGCGTCTGCGCCGAATTTTGCGGCCTGAGCCACGCCCGCATGGCGTTCGACGTCGTCGCCATGCCGGCCCCGGAGTTCGACCGCTGGCTGGCGGGCGCGGCGCGGCCGGCCGCTGCGGTCGCCGGCCCCGGCCGCGCCCTGTTCGAGGATTATGGCTGTGGCGGCTGCCACGTGATCCGCGGCCACGGGCCCGGCAGCCCGATCGGCCCGGACCTCACCCATTTCGGCGCGCGGCGTTCGCTCGGCGCCGGCACCCTGCCGATGCGGCGCGACGCGATCGCCGCCTTCATCCGCAATCCCGCCGCCGCCAAGCCGGGGGCCTTGATGCCGGCCTTCCCCGGAATGCCGCCGGCCGACGCGGCGGCGATCGCGGCCTATCTGGAGGCGCTGCGCTGATGGCCGATCCGGCAATCGCCATCCCCGACCAGGGCGATCCCGCCGTCCGCGCCGCCCAGGAGGATCGGCTGCGCGCGGTCTGGGCGGCGCCGCGCGGCCTGTTCTTCCGCTGGACCGACACCAACAACAATGCGGTCGGCATCTGGTACGTGCTCACCGCCTTCGGGATGATGCTGTTCGCCGGCGTGCTGGCGCTGATCATGCGCGCCCAGCTCGCGGTCCCCGACAACGACCTCGTCTCGGCGGGGACCTTCAACCAGCTGTTCACGCTGCACGGCTCGATGATGATGTTCCTGTTCGCGGTGCCGATGTTCGAGGCGGTGTCGGTGCTGATCCTGCCGCAATTGCTCGGCGCGCGCGACCTGCCGTTCCCGCGCCTCTCCGCCTTCGGCTATTGGAGCTTCCTGATCGGCGGCGTCTTCGTCGGCGGCTCGATCTTCTTCAACGCCGCGCCCGACGGCGGCTGGTTCATGTATCCGCCGCTGTCGACCGATCCGACGCTGAGCGGGATCGGCGCCGATATCTGGATGCTGGGCCTGTCGTTCATCGAGGTGTCGTCGATCGCCGCCGCGGTCGAATTGATCGTCGGGGTGCTCAAATGCCGGCCGCCCGGCATGGGCCTCAACCTGATGCCGCTCTACGCCTGGTACATATTGGTGGTGGCGGTGATGATCCTGTTCGCCTTCCCGCCGCTCATCGCCGGCGACATATTGTTCGAGATGCAGCGGCTGCTCGACTGGCCGTTCTTCGATCCCGCGCGCGGCGGCGATCCGATACTGTGGCAGCACCTGTTCTGGATCTTCGGCCACCCCGAAGTCTATATCGTCTTCCTGCCCTCGATCGCGATCTTCGCGATGGTGGTGCCGACCTTCGCGCAGCGCCATTTGCTCGGCTATCCGTGGATCGTGCTCGCCGCGGTCGGGACCGGCTTCCTGAGCTTCGGCCTGTGGGCGCACCACATGTTCACGATCGGGCTGCCCAATATCAGCATCGGCTTCTTCGCGGCCGCCTCGGAGGCGGTGGCGATCCCCACCGGCGTGCAGATCTTCGTGTTCATCGCCACGATCTGGGCGGGGCGGGTGATCTGGTCGACGCCGATGCTCTATGCCGCGGGCGCGCTCGCCATCTTCGTTGTCGGCGGCCTCACCGGGGTGATGGTCGCCAACGCCCCGTTCGACTGGCAGGCGCACGACACCTATTTCATCGTCGCCCACCTCCATTACGTCCTCGTCGGCGGCGTGCTCTTCCCGCTCTTCGCCGGCCTCTATTATTATTGGCCGCTGGTCACGGCCAAGAAGCTGTCGGACCGGCTCGGCCGAATCGCCTTCTGGTTCCTGTTCGTCGGCTTCAACATCGGCTTCTTCCCGATGCACTTCACCGGCCTGATGGGCATGCCGCGCCGGGTCTACACCTATCCGGCCGAGCTCGGCCTCGGCACGCTAAACCTCGTCTCGACGATCGGCGCCTTCCTGTTCGCCGCCGGGGTCGCGATCATCCTCGTCGACCTGTTCCTGTCGCCGCGGCGGCCGCGGGTGGCGCGCAACATCTGGAACGCCGGCACGCTCGAATGGCTCGCCGTCCCCAAGACGCCGGACGAGGATTGGGGGGTGCGCTCGATCCCGGTGATCGAGAGCCGCTATCCGCTCTGGGACCAGCCCGATTTCGTCCGCAAGGTCGACGAAGGCCGCTATTTCCTGCCCGACGCCGAGGAGGGCGAGCGCGAGCTCATCGTCACCACCGTGCTCGACGCCAAGCCCTTGCAGGTCGCGCGGATCGGCGGCCCGACCGTGGTGCCGATGCTGGCCGCGGCGACGCTCGGCGGCTTCTTCATCCTCACCACCTTCCACCTCTACTGGGCGGCCTTGGTCTCCGCGGCGGCGGCGCTCGGCGTGATCCTGTGGTGGCTGTGGACCGGGACCGGCATCATCCCCGAAAAGGCCGAGAAACATGCCGGGCTCGGCGTGGTGCTGCCGCTCTACGCGTCGGGGCCGGCCTCGCCGGGCTGGTGGGCGATGTTCATCACGATGGTCGGCGATGCGACCGCGTTCGGCAGCCTGATCTTCGGCTATTTCTTCTACTGGACGATCCACAGCGATTTCCCGCCCGCGCCCGCGCCGGGCCTCGACGGCCCCGGCCTGTTCTGGCCGATGGTTGCACTCGCGCTGATCCTGGCCGGCTGGGCGCTCACCATCGCGGCGCGCGAGAGCAACGCCCGTGGCCGGGTCGGCATCGCCCGTCTCGCGCTCCTGCTCGCCGCCGCCGCGACCGGCGCCGGCGCGCTCGCCAGCCTCGCCGGCCCGTGGACGACCGGGCTCGATCCCAGGCTGCACGTCTATCCGGCGATCGTCTGGATCCTCGTCCTGTGGATCGCCGCCCACGCCGCGGTCGGCGTGATCATGCAGCTCTACGCGCTCGGCCGCAGCCTCGCCGGGCGGATGACGCCCACTTATGACGGGGATGTGCGCAACATCGCCGTCTTCCACCATTTCCTGGCGCTGAGCGCGCTCATCACCTTCCTGACGATCGCCTTCTTCCCGAGGCTCGTATGAGGCGCAAACTGTTCGATCGCGCCCAGCAGCGCGCCGCCACCCTGTGGGCGCTGGTCGCCCCGCCGACCGTCTGGGCGCTGCATTTCCTGCTCTGCTATGTATATGCGGCGGTGCGCTGCGCCAAGGCAGGGCCGCTGCAGCCGCTCGACGATGTCCGGATCGTCGTCGCCGTCGCCACCCTGGTCGCGCTCGGGCTGGTCGCGGCCACCGGCTATATCGCCTGGGCGCAGGAGCGGCTGGAAGGCGGCACCGCGCCCCACGACGAGAGCACGCGCGAGGATCGCCATCGTTTCCTCGCCGCGGCGAAATTGCTGCTGGCGGCGCTGAGCTTCGTCGCGATCGTCTACACCGCGATTCCCGCCTTCATGTTCCCGGATTGCCGATGAAACGGGTCTCGCTCCTCTCCGGCATCCTCGTGCTGGTCGCGGCCTGGGCCGTGGCCGCGGCGCACCTCGGCATGACCGGCCACATGGCCGCCCATATGGCCGCGGTCGCGGTCGCCGCGCCGCTCGTCGCCTGGGGCATTGCCGGCACGCGGCTCGATCCGGCCGCGCGCTGGCCGGCCTTGGTCGGCCCGCTGCAGATGTCGGTGGTCGAACTGCTCGTCGTCTGGGGCTGGCACCTTCCCGCCCTGCGCCAGTTCGCGGCGACCAGCGCGCTTGGCCTTATCCTCGAGCAGGCGATGTTCTTCGCCGCCGGCCTTCTGCTGTGGAGCGCCTGCCTCGGCACCCGCGATTCCGCCAGCGGCGTGCGCCGCGCCGCCGGGGTCGGGGCCTTGCTGCTGACGACGATCCACATGACCTTGCTCGGCGTCCTCGTCGCGCTCGCGCCCCGCCTCCTGTTCGGCACCCACGGCTCGGATCTGTTCGGCATGGGCCTTTCGCCGATGCACGACCAGCAGATCGGCGGCGTGATCATGCTGCTGGTGGGCGCGGGCAGCTACCTGCTCGGCGGGCTCCTGCTGCTCGGCCGGCTGCTGCGCGACCAGAATATTCGCACGGTGCAGCCATGATTGTGAGGATCACCTGGCTGCGCGTCGTGCTGACGATCGTGGTGCTGGCGACGCTCGGCACGACGGTCGCCTGGCTCGGCATCATCAATATCGGTGCGTCGACCGGCCATTGGGCGATCACCGACAAGTTCCTGCACTGGTCGATGCGCAATGCCGTGCGCACGCAATCGGCGCTGACCATCGCCGAGCCGGCGCTCGACCCGAGCGGCATCACCTCGGCCGCCGGCCATTATGCGGCGACCTGCGCCTTTTGCCACGGCGCTCCGGGCGAGCCGCTGGCGCCGTCGATGCAGTCGGCGACGCCGCCCGCGCCGGACCTCCGCGACACCGCCGGCGAATGGAACGACCGCCAGCTCCACTGGATCGTCAAGCATGGCGTGAAGTTCACCGCGATGCCGGCTTGGCCCGCGCAGCAGCGCAGAGACGAGGTCCGCCGCATGGCCGCCTTCGTCCGCCTGCTGCCGGACATGAGTCCGGTCCGCTACCGCGAACTCGCTTATGGCGGGCCGGGCGGTCGCGTCGTCGGCGGACGGGCGCTGACGCTCGAGGGTGCCCTGCCCGATTGCGCGCGCTGCCACGGCGCCGACGGCCGCGGCCGCGGCCAGCCCGACATCCCGATCCTGGGCGGCCAGCACCCAGCTTATTTGTTCGCGTCGCTGGAGGGCTATGCCGACGGCCGTCGCCACAGCGCGGTGATGCAGACGGCCGCGGTCCGCGTCGGCCGCGAAGCGCGGGCCGCGCTGGCGCGCCATTATGCGGCGCTGCCCGGCCTCGCCGCGCCGCAATCCCCGCCGCCCCCGGCCCGGACGGAGGCCGAGCGCCTGGCCGAGCGCGTCGTCGCCTCGGGGCTGCGCGAAGCCAATCTCCCGGCCTGCGCAAGCTGCCATTCCGGCCGCGGCCGCCGTCTCTATCCCGTGCTGGCCGGCCAGAGAGCGCCCTATCTCGCCCAGCGCCTGCGCCTGTGGCGCGGCGAGCCGGGCATGGTCGAGGCGAAGCGCCCCAACGAGCCGATGGCGGTCATCGCCCGCCGCATCCCCGAAGAACTGATCGAGCCGCTCGCGCTATATTATTCCCGCCAGGCGCCCTGAGGTCCTCCTGCCTGGTTGCGTCCCGATCCGAGCCGTTGCGGAGGTGAGAGCGGGATGACAGGATGGCATTTCGCAGATTTTCACCTTCGCATTCTCGCGACCACCAGGGGGCATGACCGCTATGCAGAAGCTGCTCGACCGTCCGCGCCTGCTGGGGCTGGTTTGTGCGAGCGGCGCGGTAGGCCTCGGGCTCGCCTACATGGCCGCGGCCGGCGCGCCGGCGCGCTACATGATTGTCAATCTGGCGGCCTTGCTGCTGGGCGCGATGATGTGGCTCGGCCTCGGTCCTCGCGCGGGCGCATGGCTGGCGCGCAGCGGCTGGCCCGTCGTGGCGCTGGCCCTGTCCCTGCTCGCCACGGCGCTGTTCGGCGCCGCAGTCGATGGCGCTGCGCGCTGGGTGCGCATCGGGCCGATCAACGTGCAGATCAGCCTGGTGGTCCTGCCGGCGCTCATCATCCTGTACGCGCGGCGCCCGAACGCAATCGGAACCGTCGGGGTCGGGCTGGCGGCGCTTGCCCTGGCGGTCCAGCCCGATCGGGCAATGGCCGGCGTGTTGGCCGCGGGAATGGCCTCCGT
This portion of the Sphingomonas sp. LY54 genome encodes:
- a CDS encoding cytochrome c oxidase assembly protein, translating into MKRVSLLSGILVLVAAWAVAAAHLGMTGHMAAHMAAVAVAAPLVAWGIAGTRLDPAARWPALVGPLQMSVVELLVVWGWHLPALRQFAATSALGLILEQAMFFAAGLLLWSACLGTRDSASGVRRAAGVGALLLTTIHMTLLGVLVALAPRLLFGTHGSDLFGMGLSPMHDQQIGGVIMLLVGAGSYLLGGLLLLGRLLRDQNIRTVQP
- a CDS encoding cbb3-type cytochrome c oxidase subunit I gives rise to the protein MADPAIAIPDQGDPAVRAAQEDRLRAVWAAPRGLFFRWTDTNNNAVGIWYVLTAFGMMLFAGVLALIMRAQLAVPDNDLVSAGTFNQLFTLHGSMMMFLFAVPMFEAVSVLILPQLLGARDLPFPRLSAFGYWSFLIGGVFVGGSIFFNAAPDGGWFMYPPLSTDPTLSGIGADIWMLGLSFIEVSSIAAAVELIVGVLKCRPPGMGLNLMPLYAWYILVVAVMILFAFPPLIAGDILFEMQRLLDWPFFDPARGGDPILWQHLFWIFGHPEVYIVFLPSIAIFAMVVPTFAQRHLLGYPWIVLAAVGTGFLSFGLWAHHMFTIGLPNISIGFFAAASEAVAIPTGVQIFVFIATIWAGRVIWSTPMLYAAGALAIFVVGGLTGVMVANAPFDWQAHDTYFIVAHLHYVLVGGVLFPLFAGLYYYWPLVTAKKLSDRLGRIAFWFLFVGFNIGFFPMHFTGLMGMPRRVYTYPAELGLGTLNLVSTIGAFLFAAGVAIILVDLFLSPRRPRVARNIWNAGTLEWLAVPKTPDEDWGVRSIPVIESRYPLWDQPDFVRKVDEGRYFLPDAEEGERELIVTTVLDAKPLQVARIGGPTVVPMLAAATLGGFFILTTFHLYWAALVSAAAALGVILWWLWTGTGIIPEKAEKHAGLGVVLPLYASGPASPGWWAMFITMVGDATAFGSLIFGYFFYWTIHSDFPPAPAPGLDGPGLFWPMVALALILAGWALTIAARESNARGRVGIARLALLLAAAATGAGALASLAGPWTTGLDPRLHVYPAIVWILVLWIAAHAAVGVIMQLYALGRSLAGRMTPTYDGDVRNIAVFHHFLALSALITFLTIAFFPRLV
- the coxB gene encoding cytochrome c oxidase subunit II, giving the protein MARRAALAILGLIPAGCAGRQSALAPFGAEAQSTSVLTVAMTTAFALVTIAVLWLAWHAWRSPPERLAPAAGMRMVLWLGAIIPSIVLGIMLVLSLPTMRALPVADQDLRIAVDGEQFWWRVGYNPPGGSAVETANEVRVPVGRTVAFALASPDVIHSFWIPGLAGKVDMIPGRTNELVVRATRPGTFRGVCAEFCGLSHARMAFDVVAMPAPEFDRWLAGAARPAAAVAGPGRALFEDYGCGGCHVIRGHGPGSPIGPDLTHFGARRSLGAGTLPMRRDAIAAFIRNPAAAKPGALMPAFPGMPPADAAAIAAYLEALR
- a CDS encoding c-type cytochrome, which gives rise to MIVRITWLRVVLTIVVLATLGTTVAWLGIINIGASTGHWAITDKFLHWSMRNAVRTQSALTIAEPALDPSGITSAAGHYAATCAFCHGAPGEPLAPSMQSATPPAPDLRDTAGEWNDRQLHWIVKHGVKFTAMPAWPAQQRRDEVRRMAAFVRLLPDMSPVRYRELAYGGPGGRVVGGRALTLEGALPDCARCHGADGRGRGQPDIPILGGQHPAYLFASLEGYADGRRHSAVMQTAAVRVGREARAALARHYAALPGLAAPQSPPPPARTEAERLAERVVASGLREANLPACASCHSGRGRRLYPVLAGQRAPYLAQRLRLWRGEPGMVEAKRPNEPMAVIARRIPEELIEPLALYYSRQAP